atcaatgaatgaagactcgatggaattcgtctggagatgtgataaatgccagaggttcTCAAAAATTCTACGAGcggcccctaatgagctaaagcagatgcaaagtccatggccattcgcagtcttgggtatagatttaatcggatctctaCCCACaagaaagggcggcgtcaagtacgctgtggttgctgttgattacttcacaaaatgggttgaagtcgagccacttgcaaccataacgaccaagaaagtgatggattttgtggttaaaaacattgtgtgttgctatggattgccaaggaaaattgtctcagacaacggcacgcagtttgatagtgatctgttcacgggtttttgcgaacgacatggaattatcaagagcttttcttcagtcgctcatccttaagcaaacggacaagtcgaagcagtcaataaaacgctaaaggatactctgaagaaaagacttgagaaagcgaagggggcatggccagagtaattgcctaaagtcctttggtcgtacaggacttcccatcgaacaacaacaggccatacttcattctccctagcttatggatatgaggctatgtttcctgttgagttagatccatcgtcgcatcgaagaataacgtacgatcaaggctctaatagccagctattgatggaatctcttgatttggtcgatgaaaagcgagagcaagcccaactccgagtagcagcttaccagcaaaaggtcgcccggtatttcaattctaaagtacgcgaaaggaaattcaatgtcggagatctagtacttcaaagggttttccttaacacccgcgaccaggctgctagagtactcgggcctaattgggaaggaccataccagattgaagaagtcctccatccaggcaccaataaacttgctcacttaaatggagatctcattcctcactattggaatggagaacacctgcgcaagtactatcaataaacaattctttttaaagaattggcttgtattaatttattttttacaagttatgaaaaaggatTGGTCATTTTATGtaactgatcgcttataagtgtaagatcatttcaaTGATCACTCATAGGGAcacgatttgtccatttattacgagaaatataagggattgtCCGCATCCAGACATTCTTgacaattattgtatttattacaaatatttgctcattatgtgtgttgttttgctgtattatcgttttaaattctctactgcgagcagaaatgttcgaacaggttttggtcagggcaagtgactagggacctaaagctcctcaatcacttggggggcatataaggcatctagtaagcaaagcatatcgaaaggtatgtaaacacacgagcaaaataagtgaaagcatgctagggtacttagagcatttttcaaaattttatattttgttaaatcacactaaagtattatgctaagttcggtcatgcgaacatgtattataataaaatgcaaatattataaaatCAAAAGTGAATccctttacaccacgagcagtcactgctcggatgtaaatgtcTGATTAAAAGTAAAAGTGCCCATGCagctataaaaataaaaataaaaagagagaaaCTTGTCTTTACATTTCGACCCGTAGGTCGtatattgaaaaattaaaaataaaaacagtaTAATTATAAGGCAGGAGGGTTTTGTGGATTTTATTGGTTGACTGCAGCAGCGACTTCATCATCCACACCTTCAACACCAATGGCCAAGGAGACTTTGAGCGAGGCTAGGATCTTCACTTTTTCTTCTTCCGCCAAACGAGCAACGCATTGGGCTATCTCAGTGTGCCTCATGTGCTCgggaagatagctgaagtcggcccCTTGATTGTGTTTCTTGAAGTCATAGAAGCACTTAGCCATGGcacccttgtacctctccagattgctggcattggctttctcaagcTCGTCGATCCGAGCCTCCAACTTGTTGGCCTCTTgcctgctcgcgatcaagtcCGCCTCGAGCTTTTTGGCCTCGCAGTAATTGATAAGGTTAGACTCCTTATACTAGTCCCTTGATTCGACGGCTTTGTCCAGGGCAGTCTGCTTCCCCCTCAACTCCTCAGCCAGCTTATCTTTCTCCTCGAGCAATGTCGCGTTTGTCTTCTGAGCCGCCTCAAGCTGCTCGACATGTTTTGCTTCAGCGGGCTTGAGATCCTCGGCGTGCCGTTGCTCGAACGCCTTGGATTGCTCGGTGATAACTCCCTAGCAGAGCCGGCCGGCAGTAACGGTCAACATTGCCTGCGATCAGAACAAAAGTTAAAATGACTAATAGATAAAAGGATTGAATCTCAACAGGAAAAGAAAACTTACACTTGCGAGCTTGTTTAGTGCACGACTTAAGATTTGGTCAACGTCCATCGAATCTGTCCCAACCATGGCTTCTCGGTAACGCTCGTGCCTCAATATCTTTTCCATCCTGTCCTTGGCCGATCTTAGGGCGCGGCTCGATATGTCACCCCATGTTGGAGCAGGGGCAGCTGGCTGAGTCTGGTTGGCTGGAGTCGGTGGGGAAGGGGTCGACTCGACCCGACTGGTGCAGGCGGAGTCTGCTGCTCgaggggagaaggaggtggtgctGCAATTTGTTGAAGGTCCGTCTGTTGGAGAGTCCGCAGTGCGGGTTTTCTTAGCCGGAGGCGCTTTGCTGCATTCCCCGTGATGCCGCCTGCTCGCCctcttcttgctcgcaggagcttcGGGTGCACTGTACATATCGAACATGTCTTTGGATGCCATGTCTGCAAGAAAGCAAATACATGAATAGTGAGATAGTACAAATAACTGAGTGTGCTatgtcagaaaaagaaacaaagaaaattgcaagtaaaatacccgagctatcaaaactggtcactacattatatactctactagtgttgcactcactctctggcatgaagaagtctgaatctaaattgggagtgtacttaaagttgtcatccccatcaaataagtgacagggaattggcaaactatctaagagtgagagatcagtaccgttctcatccgaagactcGTCGAGAGGCTCGAGGGGTTCAgaggctttcttttttccctttcccgaagGGGCAGGGGCGCGGTCGCTCGCGGGGTGCTAGAAGGTTCCCTAATTGTCATGCTAGTTgttctcctcctttgaggttgcgacacatcTGGATGCTGCTCAAGAATCTCCTCCCTGGTGGCACTCCCCACCGTGGACTCCCTCACGTCCtagtgaggtgccaaaagcctgACCAGTCTCAGGTTTGCCtcagtgaccagctgtttgatgcTCTTCTTTACATCAGACATGTTGGCCAGTAGGGCTGCTCGAAGCTCCATTtatggagtaggagctggtcgccACCATGGACCTGAAGAAAGCTAAATTTCTACGGAAAATGTagataaaataaaggaaaataaacgaccatGAGTGCGAAGgtgttacctccttgggtgaaagCTAAGTTGTTGGCGACCAAGTCGGTACTCaaaaagtactccagatggtacttccccacattggatttgaaggtggtttcactcaggaaagtgcgggtcGTTTCCTAGTGGCATAGATAAAAAAACTCTGTATttttttggttggggttggatttgaggttgaatagatagttgacctcatgtggcgtaggaacaggccacttcttatgactatacaggatatagagtgcgaatATCATTCTATACtcgttaggggttatttgaaaaggagcgaccccaaaatagttggccattccttggaaaaaaggatggagaggaaggatcgctcctgcctcaatatggtaccttgaccaggcgctgaaggcgcctccaagCAGGTTTGCCCGTTGGTCTCTGGTGGGAAGGAATAAAGTAACCCCGGAAAGTCCATACTTTCTAAGGAAGTTATTTATCATCCTAGCAGTGATTGTGCTAGGAGGAGCAAGATACCATTCAACGTCTGGTCGAATGGTGTTTCGaagttgggcttgagtttggatttctAGCTCGGGGGTATtttcttctcgaccactggtcgaaggaatttcagcccgaggagcagacTGATTTGAAGAATGATtggatggtttctttttctgggctttggacttTACTTGACCCATGCTTTGAGGTGGGGTCAATGGATTGTTTAGGGCGAtacgagaaaaagggatctccAGAATTAGCTGTGACGATTATTCTTCGTCCTCGAGTAGTTGGGCCAGTAGATCGTCGTTGATAAGCCTCTACCTCctcacggatcttgcatgaaagtctGCAAAACAGAAAAGGGGAGACGAGAAATTTACagcctaaaaacttgtgtttaaaagttggaataacactgcttgtgtataaaagttaagcttttatacaaccagcAACATTTTAACAAAAAACACTACATTTCAAGCGAAcggtttggaaaatggattaaaaagcagaagtgaaaagtttttcaagaaaaacttttcgactctgaaagggcgggaaaaacccagtttttcaactagcttaaaaatcgaatttttacttcgattttacgccctaaatctataaCCTCAACTACCAAAATGATTCTTAACCCCTATAAagcattatttcactaccctCTCAAACACAGATCAATATAATCGTCTACCccgaagtaattatttttcaagaacagTCGAGAATGCTCAAGAACCCAGGATACAAAATAGGTAAAAaatagttttgcatggcatcttaaACGACTGAAGAGGTTGATAAACTTACTTGAGTAAAGGATGAAGCGAGTCTCTAAAACACTAAGTCGAGTGGTTGGGCAGAAACTTCGTGAAGTGCTGGAAccatttgggttttctgggctctgAGTGTAGAGTTCTTCAAGAAGAGAAGataagtaaaaagtaaaaaagtgATCTTGGggaattatttatattgatcgtggcactgtaaaagaggtaatcatggaattacttttttccaAGCATGGGGAAATGCAATAGCCGTCAGACTaatttttgggaaaccgaaaagacttgattggacatgattggttacctttttcgagaaggtatgggcgactctgacagatttggtggggtacgcaaagggtcagtttcctaagtttactttatgctggtcacagtaaaataaacttgggggcaaatttttacccaaaaattgctcctgatgatgtggcaagaacttattacacgtggttggaaTGTGGCAACCTCAAAATGAAGAGGTGATGTTTGCCTATTGACCGGCTCCCTGTTGCTTCATCAAATCTCGTGGATAGATGCGACCAGTCTGATCGTATGCTT
The genomic region above belongs to Humulus lupulus chromosome 1, drHumLupu1.1, whole genome shotgun sequence and contains:
- the LOC133800960 gene encoding uncharacterized protein LOC133800960; this translates as MASKDMFDMYSAPEAPASKKRASRRHHGECSKAPPAKKTRTADSPTDGPSTNCSTTSFSPRAADSACTSRVESTPSPPTPANQTQPAAPAPTWGDISSRALRSAKDRMEKILRHERYREAMVGTDSMDVDQILSRALNKLASAMLTVTAGRLC